From the genome of Homo sapiens chromosome 6 genomic scaffold, GRCh38.p14 alternate locus group ALT_REF_LOCI_4 HSCHR6_MHC_MANN_CTG1, one region includes:
- the OR2J2 gene encoding olfactory receptor 2J2 (The RefSeq protein has 4 substitutions compared to this genomic sequence): MMIKKNASSEDFFILLGFSNWPQLEVVLFVVILIFYLMTLTGNLFIIILSYVDSHLHTPMYFFLSNLSFLDLCYTTSSIPQLLVNLRGPEKTISYAGCMVQLYFVLALGITECVLLVVMSYDRYVAVCRPLHYTVLMHPRFCHLLVAASWVIGFTISALHSSFTFWVPLCGHRLVDHFFCEVPALLRLSCVDTHANELTLMVMSSIFVLIPLILILTTYGAIARAVLSMQSTTGLQKVFRTCGAHLMVVSLFFIPVMCMYLQPPSENSPDQGKFIALFYTVVTPSLNPLIYTLRNKHVKGAAKRLLGWEWGK, from the coding sequence atgatgattaaaaaaaatgcaagttcGGAAGACTTCTTTATTCTACTTGGATTTTCTAATTGGCCTCAGCTGGAAGTAGTTCTCTTTGTGGTTATCTTGATCTTCTACCTGATGACACTGACAGGAAACCTGTTCATCATCATCCTGTCATACGTGGACTCCCATCTCCACACACCAATGTACTTCTTCCTTTCAAACCTCTCATTTCTGGATCTCTGCCACACCACCAGCTCTATCCCTCAGTTGCTGGTGAATCTCCGGGGCCCGGAAAAGACCATCTCGTATGCTGGTTGCATGGTTCAACTTTACTTTGTTCTTGCACTGGGAATCGCAGAGTGTGTCCTACTGGTGGTGATGTCGTATGATCGTTATGTAGCTGTGTGTAGACCTTTGCATTACACTGTCCTCATGCACCCTCGTTTCTGCCACTTGTTGGCTGCGGCTTCTTGGGTAATTGGTTTTACTATCTCAGCACTTCATTCCTCCTTTACTTTCTGGGTACCCCTTTGTGGACATCGCCTAGTGGATCACTTCTTCTGTGAAGTTCCAGCACTTCTGCGTTTATCATGTGTTGACACCCATGCAAATGAGCTGACCCTCATGGTCATGAGCTCCATTTTTGTTCTCATACCTCTCATTCTGATTCTCACTGCCTATGGTGCCATTGCCCGGGCTGTACTGAGCATGCAATCAACCACTGGGCTTCAGAAAGTGTTTAGGACATGTGGAGCCCATCTTATGGttgtatctctctttttcattCCAGTCATGTGCATGTATCTCCAGCCACCATCAGAAAATTCTCCTGATCAGGGCAAGTTCATTGCCCTCTTTTATACTGTTGTCACACCGAGTCTTAATCCTCTAATCTACACTCTCAGAAACAAGCATGTAAAAGGGGCAGCGAAGAGActattggggtgggagtgggggaagtGA